The Candidatus Oleimmundimicrobium sp. genome has a window encoding:
- a CDS encoding DNA topoisomerase I → MAKLIISEKDNAAKRIAHILSGGKVTTGKSFGVPIYTFQDKEGEECSVIGLKGHILKVDFPEDYSNWQKVKPIELVDAKIVKIPSQKSIIKALQKQAKSAKEIIVATDFDREGELIGVDAVNKTKEVNSKATIKRARFSALTEDEIKRAFDNLEEIYANLAKAGEARQDIDLIWGATLTRFISLASKRLGKQFLSAGRVQSPTLAILVDREKERKSFISKPYWQIKALLKAEQDEQEFIAQHKTDKFWDKKEADEIVSNLGKKGVVICSKRTKKSISPPAPFNTTSLLATASSLGVSASYAMRIAEGLYMDGLISYPRVDNTVYPPSLNLKEILVNLKKSKQLGGLAAQILAQDKIVPTRGKKKTTDHPPIHPTGVANEEDLKPQEWKIYQLVVRRFLATLAPPASMESARIDISIECPALKHSEPFFLQGSRIVDEGWLKFYSYGRKKDEDIPHLSEGDTVLVKKPILESKETQPSQRYGQGRLIQEMEKLGLGTKSTRHSIIQGLYNRGYVHSDPIIPTEVGIAVTDTLKKNAEAITNPALTAQLEKDMDLIADGKVERGSIVDASRGVLRAIVKVLEEKEAEIGEGIRNGIRKSRIIGKCPCSKGELRIIKSKKTGKRFVGCSSYPDPDCKTTYPLPQFGTIISLGETC, encoded by the coding sequence ATGGCAAAACTTATAATAAGTGAGAAAGATAATGCGGCTAAGAGAATAGCTCATATTTTGTCTGGTGGAAAAGTTACAACGGGCAAGTCGTTTGGTGTTCCAATATATACTTTTCAAGATAAAGAAGGGGAAGAATGTTCCGTCATTGGGCTTAAGGGACACATTTTAAAGGTAGATTTTCCCGAAGATTACAGTAATTGGCAGAAGGTAAAGCCAATTGAACTTGTTGATGCCAAGATAGTTAAAATACCATCTCAGAAATCGATTATTAAAGCTCTTCAAAAGCAAGCCAAAAGTGCTAAGGAGATTATTGTTGCTACTGACTTCGATCGTGAAGGTGAGCTTATCGGAGTAGACGCGGTAAATAAAACTAAAGAAGTAAATTCCAAGGCCACCATAAAAAGGGCTCGTTTCTCTGCATTAACTGAGGATGAAATCAAAAGAGCGTTTGATAACCTTGAAGAGATATATGCAAATCTTGCAAAAGCAGGTGAAGCCAGACAGGATATCGACCTTATTTGGGGAGCTACTCTAACTCGTTTTATTTCACTTGCTTCAAAAAGACTCGGTAAGCAGTTCTTATCCGCGGGGAGAGTGCAAAGTCCCACGCTTGCAATTCTGGTTGACAGAGAAAAAGAGCGAAAATCTTTTATATCGAAGCCATATTGGCAAATTAAAGCGCTGTTGAAGGCGGAGCAAGACGAACAGGAATTTATAGCTCAACACAAAACCGATAAATTTTGGGATAAAAAAGAAGCAGATGAAATAGTATCTAATCTTGGAAAAAAGGGAGTAGTGATTTGTTCCAAGAGAACAAAAAAATCAATTTCTCCACCAGCGCCATTCAACACCACAAGTCTTTTGGCTACTGCCTCGTCGCTGGGCGTGAGCGCGTCTTATGCTATGCGTATCGCCGAAGGTTTATATATGGATGGACTAATTAGTTATCCAAGAGTAGACAATACAGTTTATCCTCCATCTCTTAATTTAAAAGAGATTTTAGTTAATTTAAAAAAAAGCAAACAATTGGGGGGCTTAGCTGCGCAAATTTTAGCTCAAGATAAAATTGTCCCCACAAGAGGAAAGAAAAAAACTACTGATCATCCTCCCATTCATCCGACCGGTGTGGCAAATGAAGAGGATTTGAAGCCGCAGGAATGGAAGATTTACCAACTGGTTGTTAGAAGATTTTTAGCAACTTTAGCTCCTCCGGCATCTATGGAAAGCGCAAGGATTGATATCAGTATTGAATGTCCTGCTCTTAAACACTCAGAGCCTTTCTTTTTACAGGGTTCGCGTATTGTTGATGAAGGGTGGCTTAAATTTTACAGTTACGGAAGAAAAAAAGATGAAGATATCCCTCACTTAAGTGAGGGGGATACTGTTTTAGTCAAAAAGCCAATTTTAGAATCGAAGGAAACTCAGCCTTCGCAAAGATATGGTCAAGGTCGTTTAATTCAAGAGATGGAAAAGTTGGGATTAGGGACCAAATCAACCAGGCATTCCATAATACAAGGTCTTTATAATAGAGGTTATGTTCACAGTGATCCTATAATTCCCACGGAAGTGGGTATTGCCGTTACGGACACTTTAAAGAAAAATGCGGAAGCAATAACAAATCCTGCTTTAACTGCACAGTTGGAGAAGGATATGGATTTAATAGCCGATGGCAAAGTGGAAAGAGGTTCAATTGTTGATGCATCAAGAGGTGTGTTGCGAGCTATTGTTAAGGTTCTTGAGGAAAAAGAGGCTGAAATTGGTGAGGGTATAAGAAACGGAATAAGGAAAAGCAGAATTATTGGCAAGTGTCCTTGTAGTAAGGGTGAACTCAGAATTATAAAGTCCAAAAAGACGGGAAAGAGATTTGTGGGGTGTTCGTCGTACCCTGACCCTGATTGTAAAACTACTTATCCCTTACCTCAGTTTGGTACAATAATTTCGCTTGGTGAAACATGTA
- a CDS encoding cytochrome b/b6 domain-containing protein, with product MAELHYAAKPRRMAHFIHLICIIGLTISGFYIRFPFFYGGMDVMKWIHYVLMYIVGINLILRIIYCFFTVDKGAYKDLAIGWKDIKNTPAVLMYYAHLKDDYPNIATYASLQKITYDVFWVLLLIQGFTGFSLMWREELLSWCAGPFGGVAIAAAWMRVFHYIGMWIFVIFTTIHVYLSVHEGFPIMMHWVFWKKFPGLKEEWESHLK from the coding sequence GTGGCTGAACTTCATTATGCCGCGAAACCGCGGAGAATGGCGCATTTTATTCATTTGATTTGTATCATTGGTTTAACTATTTCGGGTTTCTATATACGTTTTCCATTTTTTTACGGTGGCATGGATGTCATGAAATGGATTCATTATGTATTGATGTACATAGTGGGAATAAATTTAATTTTGAGGATAATTTACTGCTTCTTCACCGTCGATAAAGGGGCTTATAAAGATCTTGCTATTGGTTGGAAAGATATCAAAAATACGCCGGCTGTTCTTATGTATTATGCTCATTTGAAAGATGATTATCCAAATATAGCAACTTATGCTTCTCTTCAAAAGATTACTTACGATGTATTTTGGGTTCTTTTGTTGATCCAAGGTTTTACCGGTTTTTCTCTCATGTGGAGAGAAGAATTGCTTAGCTGGTGTGCCGGGCCCTTTGGCGGGGTTGCCATTGCGGCGGCTTGGATGAGGGTGTTTCACTATATTGGAATGTGGATATTTGTAATATTTACAACCATTCATGTTTATCTTTCGGTTCATGAAGGTTTTCCAATTATGATGCACTGGGTTTTTTGGAAGAAGTTTCCGGGACTTAAAGAAGAATGGGAATCTCACCTTAAATAA
- the tatC gene encoding twin-arginine translocase subunit TatC — MVDEKISILDHLDELRRSIIISAITVLIGAAICFNYAYPILNILKKPAGSIDLKFVNIMDPFMIKFKIAIFAGIFVALPVIIYQVFSFIAPALKKNEKKTIYPLVLLFVILFACGVVFGYKYIMPVGTQWLLNQAEGQISPILTVDKYVAYASLFLLAFGISFETPFLVLVLVMLNIVSPKSLRKNWRIAYIIILLFAAIVTPDWSPVTMAIFAAPMIVLYEFSIVLAWWYKKLKKKKKEDLTEGGVEF; from the coding sequence GTGGTTGACGAAAAAATATCCATTTTAGATCATCTTGACGAACTGCGGAGAAGTATAATAATCTCTGCAATTACAGTTTTAATTGGAGCAGCAATTTGCTTTAATTATGCTTACCCTATTTTAAACATTTTAAAGAAACCTGCAGGGAGTATAGACCTTAAATTTGTAAATATTATGGATCCTTTCATGATTAAATTTAAAATTGCAATTTTTGCAGGAATTTTTGTTGCTCTTCCCGTAATTATATATCAAGTGTTTTCTTTTATAGCGCCCGCGTTAAAGAAAAACGAAAAGAAAACGATATATCCATTGGTTTTGTTATTTGTAATTCTTTTTGCATGTGGCGTGGTTTTTGGGTATAAATATATTATGCCGGTTGGAACGCAGTGGCTTTTAAACCAAGCGGAAGGGCAAATAAGCCCTATTTTAACAGTTGACAAGTATGTAGCGTATGCCAGCTTGTTTTTATTAGCTTTTGGAATATCGTTTGAAACGCCGTTTTTAGTGTTGGTTTTGGTGATGCTTAATATTGTTTCGCCAAAATCATTGAGGAAAAATTGGCGAATAGCATATATAATTATATTGTTATTTGCGGCAATTGTGACTCCCGATTGGAGTCCTGTAACTATGGCCATTTTTGCAGCGCCAATGATTGTGTTGTATGAATTTAGCATTGTATTGGCGTGGTGGTACAAAAAATTAAAAAAGAAGAAAAAAGAAGATCTAACAGAAGGAGGTGTAGAGTTTTGA
- a CDS encoding TatA/E family twin arginine-targeting protein translocase: MFGLGMPEILTIMVIALIIFGPRKLPEVGKSAGKFIREFRKASQQIENQVRMEFKEAEKEEKEKEKEAKKQEKVKEVETQDKNEEKKVAEGNN; encoded by the coding sequence ATGTTTGGTCTTGGAATGCCTGAGATTTTAACCATAATGGTAATAGCTCTTATTATTTTTGGGCCGAGAAAACTACCTGAAGTTGGTAAATCGGCCGGAAAATTTATTCGCGAATTTAGAAAGGCGTCTCAGCAAATTGAGAACCAAGTGAGGATGGAATTTAAAGAAGCGGAAAAAGAAGAAAAAGAAAAAGAAAAGGAAGCCAAGAAACAAGAAAAAGTTAAAGAAGTTGAGACGCAAGATAAAAACGAAGAGAAAAAAGTTGCCGAGGGGAATAATTAG
- a CDS encoding phosphoribosyltransferase, producing the protein MFIDRVDAGKQLAKSLVDYKGKNVVVLGIPRGGVVIAKEVAKALNAPMGLVLPRKIGAPGNPELAIGALASKDTVMINEQLKNSLRVSDNYIKEEIEKQVLEIKRRRDKYLSNRPSLDLKDKVVILVDDGLATGYTASVAIKEVQSKRPKKLILAVPVSSKDTYERLKKEVDELICLHTPEFFYAVGQFYLNFSQVSDNEVIEILKNFGTT; encoded by the coding sequence ATGTTTATTGATAGAGTTGATGCGGGAAAGCAACTGGCAAAATCTTTAGTTGATTATAAAGGGAAAAATGTTGTTGTGTTGGGGATTCCTCGTGGCGGGGTTGTAATCGCTAAAGAAGTTGCAAAAGCTTTAAATGCACCCATGGGCTTAGTTCTTCCTCGAAAGATTGGCGCTCCCGGAAACCCTGAGCTGGCGATAGGGGCGTTGGCGAGTAAAGATACGGTAATGATAAATGAGCAATTGAAAAATAGTTTGCGTGTTTCGGATAATTATATTAAAGAAGAAATTGAAAAACAGGTACTGGAAATCAAGAGACGCCGGGATAAGTATTTGAGTAACCGGCCTTCTTTAGATTTGAAAGATAAAGTTGTAATTTTGGTAGATGATGGTTTGGCGACCGGCTACACGGCTTCTGTGGCCATAAAAGAAGTTCAATCGAAAAGGCCTAAAAAACTGATTTTAGCTGTTCCTGTTTCGTCCAAAGATACTTATGAACGCTTAAAAAAAGAGGTTGATGAGTTAATTTGTCTTCATACCCCCGAATTTTTCTATGCGGTAGGCCAATTTTATTTAAATTTTTCGCAAGTAAGCGACAATGAAGTGATTGAAATCTTAAAAAACTTTGGGACTACATAA
- the leuC gene encoding 3-isopropylmalate dehydratase large subunit, with the protein MGMTITEKILAAHAGKERVRPGELVNVKLDLVLGNDVTAPIAIREFNKIGVKKVFNNDKVALVPDHYTPNKDIKSAEQAKIMRDFAKEQEITNYFEIGRMGIEHALLPELGLVLPGDAIIGADSHTCTYGALGAFSTGVGSTDLAAGMATGEVWLKVPSTIKFVYKGKLNKWVSGKDLILYTIGKIGVDGALYKSMEFTGEAISSLSMDGRLTMANMAIEAGGKNGIIEPDETTLEYVRSRAKRDFKIYKSDDDAEYEKMYEFNVTDIEPQVAFPHLPSNTKGISEVGDIKIDQVVIGSCTNGRIEDLRIAAEILKDQKVCKNVRLIVIPATQKIYKQAMDEGLIDIFIDAEAAVSTPTCGPCLGGHMGVLAKGERALATTNRNFVGRMGHPESEVYLCNPAVAAASAVVGKIVSPEEVL; encoded by the coding sequence ATGGGAATGACCATAACTGAAAAAATACTTGCTGCTCATGCAGGTAAAGAAAGAGTGAGACCGGGCGAACTTGTCAATGTAAAGCTGGATTTAGTTTTAGGAAATGACGTAACTGCTCCAATTGCAATTCGGGAGTTTAATAAGATAGGTGTTAAAAAAGTTTTTAATAATGATAAAGTTGCGCTTGTTCCGGATCATTATACGCCCAACAAGGACATTAAATCTGCGGAGCAAGCAAAAATAATGCGTGATTTTGCAAAAGAGCAGGAAATAACCAATTATTTTGAGATTGGGCGCATGGGAATTGAACATGCTCTTCTTCCCGAACTTGGGCTGGTTTTACCTGGAGATGCCATAATTGGGGCAGATTCTCACACATGTACTTACGGTGCTCTCGGAGCTTTCTCTACAGGTGTGGGAAGTACCGATTTAGCGGCGGGGATGGCAACCGGTGAAGTTTGGTTAAAAGTTCCTTCGACAATTAAGTTTGTTTACAAAGGTAAATTGAATAAGTGGGTAAGTGGCAAAGATTTAATACTTTATACCATAGGTAAGATTGGTGTTGATGGAGCGCTTTATAAATCTATGGAATTTACAGGGGAAGCCATAAGCTCTCTTTCAATGGATGGCAGGCTTACTATGGCCAATATGGCAATTGAAGCTGGCGGCAAAAATGGCATTATAGAGCCCGACGAAACTACTTTGGAATATGTTCGCAGTCGCGCAAAACGTGATTTTAAGATTTATAAAAGTGATGATGACGCTGAGTATGAAAAGATGTATGAGTTCAACGTAACTGACATAGAACCACAGGTAGCATTCCCTCATCTGCCTTCCAACACTAAAGGAATAAGTGAGGTTGGGGATATCAAAATAGACCAAGTAGTTATAGGTTCTTGTACTAATGGACGCATAGAGGATTTGCGCATTGCCGCGGAAATTTTAAAAGACCAAAAAGTTTGCAAAAATGTTCGACTTATAGTTATTCCGGCGACTCAAAAGATATACAAACAAGCAATGGATGAAGGGTTAATAGACATTTTTATTGATGCGGAAGCAGCTGTGAGCACTCCGACATGTGGACCGTGTTTGGGTGGACATATGGGAGTACTTGCAAAGGGCGAAAGAGCTTTGGCTACAACTAACAGGAATTTTGTTGGCAGGATGGGTCATCCTGAAAGCGAGGTTTATTTGTGTAATCCAGCTGTGGCGGCTGCATCTGCAGTTGTGGGGAAGATCGTAAGCCCGGAAGAAGTATTATAA
- a CDS encoding 2-isopropylmalate synthase: protein MERVYIFDTTLRDGEQSPGISLNVQQKLEIAEQLVKLGVDAIEAGFPITSQGDFEAVKAIADRVKGPKIVALARALDADIDRAWEAIKNSQNPCIHTFIATSDIHMERKLRKTRDEVLRMTEAAVKRARKYAPEVEFSPEDATRSNFDFLCKVLEVALENGATVINIPDTVGYALPNEFGKLIKEIKTAVPGLNNVILSVHCHNDLGLAVANSLAAVENGANQVECTINGLGERAGNAALEEIVMILDTRYRSLGKKTNIKTEEITRTSRLISMLTGYQVQFNKAIVGANAFAHSSGIHTDGVLKERVTYEIINPQKIGLTESKIILGKTSGRHALKQHLKEMGYILNEEEFEKVFVRFKELADKKAEIINDDLEAIMADEVRTTTVEIYSFKSLHVSSGTEEIPTATVRLVKNGKVIEKTVEGDGPVDAACNAISKVTGVSAKLLFYNVSSITGGLDAQGDVTIQLDIGGKKVLGRGVSTDIIEASARAYLNAINKSLTK, encoded by the coding sequence TTGGAAAGAGTTTATATTTTTGATACAACACTAAGAGATGGAGAGCAATCTCCTGGTATAAGCTTAAATGTACAGCAGAAGCTTGAGATAGCTGAGCAACTTGTTAAGCTGGGCGTTGATGCAATCGAAGCCGGGTTTCCTATAACTTCTCAAGGGGACTTTGAAGCGGTAAAAGCAATTGCTGACAGAGTGAAAGGGCCCAAAATCGTTGCATTGGCTCGAGCGTTGGATGCTGATATTGACAGAGCTTGGGAAGCTATAAAGAATTCCCAAAATCCTTGTATTCATACTTTTATCGCGACGTCAGATATTCATATGGAAAGAAAACTTCGAAAGACGCGGGATGAGGTTTTAAGGATGACTGAAGCTGCTGTCAAAAGAGCGAGAAAATATGCTCCGGAGGTTGAGTTTTCTCCCGAGGATGCAACTCGTTCTAACTTTGATTTCCTTTGCAAAGTATTAGAAGTTGCACTTGAAAATGGGGCAACGGTTATCAATATTCCTGATACTGTAGGTTACGCGCTTCCAAATGAGTTTGGGAAGTTGATTAAGGAGATTAAAACAGCGGTACCTGGTTTAAATAACGTAATTTTAAGCGTTCACTGTCATAACGACCTTGGCCTCGCGGTAGCAAATTCGTTGGCTGCTGTTGAAAACGGGGCAAATCAAGTGGAGTGCACGATAAACGGTTTAGGGGAACGGGCCGGAAATGCTGCCCTTGAAGAAATAGTGATGATTTTGGATACTCGCTACCGTTCTTTGGGAAAAAAGACAAATATAAAGACTGAGGAAATTACAAGGACCAGTCGTTTGATTAGTATGTTGACGGGGTACCAAGTTCAATTTAACAAAGCTATTGTTGGGGCAAATGCTTTTGCGCATTCTTCCGGAATTCATACTGATGGCGTGTTAAAAGAAAGGGTTACTTACGAAATAATAAATCCTCAAAAAATAGGACTTACTGAAAGCAAGATAATTCTTGGAAAAACTTCAGGCCGCCATGCTCTTAAACAACACTTAAAAGAGATGGGTTATATTCTTAATGAAGAAGAGTTTGAAAAAGTCTTTGTTAGGTTTAAAGAGTTAGCTGACAAAAAAGCCGAGATTATTAATGATGACCTTGAGGCTATTATGGCCGACGAAGTAAGAACAACCACTGTTGAGATTTATAGCTTTAAGTCATTACATGTTAGTAGTGGAACAGAAGAAATTCCTACCGCTACGGTGAGATTAGTTAAAAATGGGAAGGTTATTGAAAAGACAGTCGAGGGTGATGGGCCGGTTGATGCAGCTTGTAATGCTATCAGCAAAGTTACGGGCGTTTCCGCTAAACTTCTTTTTTATAATGTTAGTTCCATAACGGGTGGTTTGGATGCTCAAGGTGATGTAACAATTCAACTTGATATTGGAGGAAAGAAAGTGCTTGGCCGTGGTGTCAGCACCGATATAATTGAAGCTAGTGCCAGAGCATATTTAAATGCAATTAACAAATCTTTAACTAAATAA
- the serA gene encoding phosphoglycerate dehydrogenase — MKVLIKEKIAEAGVEKLKEAGFEVDVALKMSREEMLKVIDKYDGLIVRSATQVDDEVISKASNLKVIGRAGIGVDNIDLNAATKRGIIVANAPQSNIISVAEHAIGLLLAQCRLIPQACLSMKNGKWEKSKFVGTEVYGKILGIVGLGRIGTLVASRAHGLGIKTLAYDPYVSEERFKQLGIDVADSLDDLLKKSDFITIHLPKAKETMNLIGKKEFSKMKDGVRIINTARGGIINEDALADAIKSGKVASAGIDVYSNEPYTSGPLFELEQVVLTPHIAASTREAQDKAGTITAEQVVAALKGEFVSNAVNVAAVAPEIVEVLKPFLPLGEILGRFFAKLVDERVSSLDIEYSGDIAGGKSVGLLTVAILKGVLESVVQEPVTYVNASILADERGLVVKESRTSKPCEYVNLITLKKDSLTVSGTLLSPGKMRIVKLFDYDIDVIPSQYMLLIHNEDKPKMIGRVGMTLGNYNINIARMQFGRVKARGEAISVLNVDEPIPEKVLEEIKAINGVSKAKFITL, encoded by the coding sequence ATGAAGGTTTTAATCAAAGAGAAAATTGCTGAAGCTGGTGTAGAAAAACTTAAAGAAGCTGGTTTCGAAGTCGATGTTGCTCTGAAGATGTCCCGAGAAGAAATGCTTAAAGTAATTGATAAATATGACGGACTTATTGTTCGAAGCGCGACACAAGTTGATGATGAAGTTATTTCTAAAGCAAGCAATTTAAAAGTAATTGGCCGAGCAGGTATTGGTGTCGATAATATTGATTTAAATGCCGCGACGAAAAGGGGAATAATTGTTGCTAATGCACCTCAAAGTAACATAATTTCTGTTGCTGAGCATGCAATTGGCCTTCTTTTGGCTCAATGCAGGTTAATTCCACAGGCATGTTTGTCGATGAAGAACGGCAAGTGGGAGAAATCAAAATTTGTTGGAACGGAAGTTTACGGTAAGATTTTAGGAATTGTCGGGTTGGGCCGCATAGGAACACTTGTAGCTTCGCGGGCGCATGGTTTAGGTATAAAGACATTGGCTTATGATCCTTATGTTTCTGAAGAAAGATTTAAACAACTGGGAATTGATGTGGCTGATAGTTTAGATGATTTGCTTAAAAAGTCGGATTTTATAACTATACATTTACCTAAAGCTAAAGAAACGATGAATCTTATTGGCAAAAAAGAATTTTCCAAGATGAAGGACGGAGTAAGGATAATTAATACTGCTCGGGGTGGTATAATTAATGAAGATGCTTTAGCGGATGCGATAAAGAGCGGGAAAGTCGCAAGTGCCGGAATAGATGTTTATAGCAATGAACCCTATACTAGTGGCCCGCTTTTTGAATTAGAGCAAGTTGTGCTTACCCCACATATTGCAGCATCTACTCGAGAAGCTCAAGATAAGGCAGGAACTATCACTGCTGAACAAGTTGTAGCAGCTCTTAAAGGCGAGTTTGTGAGTAATGCTGTAAATGTTGCCGCAGTTGCTCCCGAGATTGTAGAGGTTTTAAAACCTTTTTTGCCGCTTGGGGAAATTTTAGGGAGATTTTTCGCCAAACTTGTCGATGAGCGGGTAAGCTCTTTGGATATTGAATATTCAGGAGACATTGCCGGTGGAAAGAGTGTGGGCTTGCTCACGGTTGCTATTTTAAAAGGTGTTCTTGAGTCGGTTGTTCAAGAACCGGTGACTTATGTAAATGCTTCTATTTTAGCTGACGAGAGAGGTCTTGTTGTTAAAGAGAGTCGTACTAGTAAACCATGTGAATATGTGAATTTAATAACACTAAAGAAAGATTCTCTAACTGTTTCCGGAACATTGCTAAGTCCGGGCAAAATGCGAATAGTTAAACTTTTTGATTATGATATTGACGTGATTCCTTCACAGTATATGCTCTTAATTCACAACGAGGATAAGCCAAAAATGATAGGAAGAGTTGGAATGACTTTAGGTAATTATAATATAAATATAGCCAGGATGCAGTTTGGCCGGGTAAAAGCACGAGGAGAAGCGATTAGTGTTTTAAATGTGGATGAACCCATTCCGGAAAAAGTTTTGGAGGAAATAAAAGCTATAAATGGAGTTTCAAAGGCTAAGTTTATAACTTTATAA
- a CDS encoding alanine--glyoxylate aminotransferase family protein gives MQKKYLMTPGPTPVPAEVLLTQAQPMIHHRAPEYSKVFVSVLDGLKYVFQTKNDVLVFSSSGTGAMESAVANLFSPGDKVLVVNIGNFGMRFVQICEIYGLNVTNLAYEWGEKAKASDVAKALEEDKEIKGVFATHSETSTGVVNDIKAIGDVVKDTDAAFIVDTVSGLGALEFKTDNWHVDVAVSGSQKALMAPPGLGFVAISKKAWDMAEKSTLPKFYFSYKKSLTALQKDNPQNPFTPPVTLMKGLKEALKMIKEEGLENIIERHKILGKAVRAGVKALGLEFFGACDETSNAVTAVKAPEGIDGKKIVNIMREKFGITIAGGQSKVAGKIFRLGHLGYYDKFDILVTLSGLEMTLKELGYSFEVGAGVSAAEKVFMENPF, from the coding sequence ATGCAAAAAAAGTATTTAATGACACCAGGGCCAACTCCGGTACCAGCCGAAGTTTTATTAACTCAGGCGCAGCCCATGATTCATCACAGAGCTCCTGAATATTCAAAGGTGTTTGTATCTGTTTTAGATGGATTAAAGTATGTTTTTCAAACAAAAAATGATGTTCTTGTTTTTAGTTCATCCGGCACGGGAGCAATGGAATCGGCTGTTGCCAATCTATTTTCTCCCGGCGATAAAGTGCTTGTGGTAAATATCGGTAATTTTGGCATGAGGTTTGTTCAGATTTGTGAAATTTACGGACTGAATGTTACCAATCTTGCTTATGAATGGGGAGAAAAAGCAAAAGCTTCAGATGTTGCGAAAGCTCTTGAGGAAGACAAGGAGATAAAAGGTGTTTTTGCGACACATAGCGAAACTTCTACCGGAGTTGTAAATGATATTAAGGCAATTGGTGATGTCGTTAAAGATACCGATGCTGCTTTTATTGTTGATACTGTAAGTGGCTTGGGAGCCTTGGAGTTTAAGACCGATAATTGGCACGTTGATGTAGCTGTAAGTGGTTCGCAAAAAGCCCTAATGGCACCTCCGGGTTTAGGATTTGTCGCAATTAGTAAAAAAGCTTGGGATATGGCAGAAAAATCAACTCTCCCTAAATTTTATTTCAGTTACAAGAAATCACTTACTGCTTTACAAAAAGATAATCCACAAAATCCTTTTACGCCTCCGGTTACTCTTATGAAGGGATTAAAAGAGGCCTTGAAAATGATAAAAGAAGAAGGCCTTGAAAACATAATTGAAAGGCATAAAATTTTAGGGAAGGCAGTGCGAGCAGGGGTTAAAGCTTTAGGACTTGAATTTTTTGGGGCTTGTGATGAAACTTCAAATGCCGTAACCGCGGTTAAAGCTCCTGAAGGAATAGATGGAAAGAAAATTGTTAACATCATGCGGGAAAAATTTGGAATAACAATTGCAGGTGGCCAAAGTAAAGTTGCGGGGAAGATATTTAGATTGGGTCATCTTGGTTATTACGACAAATTTGATATCTTAGTTACTTTAAGTGGGCTCGAAATGACACTTAAAGAATTAGGGTATTCGTTTGAAGTTGGTGCCGGGGTATCGGCGGCCGAAAAAGTGTTTATGGAAAACCCTTTTTAG
- the ilvC gene encoding ketol-acid reductoisomerase: MAKMYYDKDADLGLLKGKKIAIIGFGSQGHAHALNLHDSGLDVVVGLKKDSKSRKIAEEAGLPVYETAEAAKMADIIMMLVPDQVQKEIYYSEIRGNLQKGNILMFAHGFNIHYYQIIPEPEIDVLMVAPKGPGHLVRRTYQEGNGTPALIAIYQDFSGKGKELSLAYAKGIGATRAGVIETTFKEETETDLFGEQCVLCGGTTELVRAGFETLVGAGYQPEIAYFECMHELKLIVDLMYENGISGMRYSISDTAEYGDLTVGKEVIGESSRAAMKNALKKIQNGDFAREWILENQAGRPMFNAVRKKEAEHLIEQVGKKLRSMMSWINK; encoded by the coding sequence ATGGCGAAGATGTATTATGACAAAGATGCGGATTTAGGATTGTTGAAAGGGAAAAAAATTGCGATTATAGGATTTGGCAGCCAAGGACATGCTCACGCTCTAAATCTTCATGACAGCGGTTTAGATGTTGTTGTGGGGTTGAAAAAGGATAGCAAATCCAGAAAGATAGCTGAGGAGGCCGGTCTTCCAGTATACGAAACGGCAGAAGCAGCTAAAATGGCTGACATAATTATGATGCTTGTTCCTGATCAAGTGCAAAAAGAGATCTACTATTCTGAAATTCGTGGCAATTTACAAAAAGGAAATATTTTAATGTTTGCCCACGGTTTCAACATTCATTATTACCAAATTATTCCGGAGCCGGAAATAGATGTTCTTATGGTTGCTCCAAAAGGGCCGGGTCATTTAGTTAGAAGAACTTATCAGGAAGGCAACGGTACTCCAGCGCTAATTGCTATTTACCAAGATTTTTCCGGTAAGGGTAAAGAGTTAAGTTTGGCTTATGCAAAAGGAATAGGGGCTACAAGAGCCGGTGTTATCGAAACCACGTTTAAAGAAGAGACTGAAACAGACCTCTTTGGAGAGCAGTGCGTTTTATGTGGTGGAACAACTGAACTTGTCAGAGCTGGTTTTGAAACTCTCGTTGGAGCTGGTTATCAACCAGAAATTGCTTATTTTGAATGTATGCACGAGCTTAAACTTATAGTGGATTTAATGTATGAGAACGGAATAAGCGGCATGCGTTATTCAATAAGCGATACTGCTGAATACGGTGATTTAACAGTGGGGAAAGAGGTAATCGGAGAAAGTTCTCGCGCTGCTATGAAGAACGCTTTAAAGAAGATTCAAAATGGGGATTTTGCAAGGGAATGGATTTTAGAAAACCAAGCGGGTAGACCCATGTTTAACGCTGTGAGAAAAAAAGAAGCAGAGCATCTTATTGAGCAAGTAGGTAAAAAACTTCGTTCCATGATGAGCTGGATAAATAAGTAG